Within Schumannella luteola, the genomic segment AGACCAGCAGCGGCCAGAGCAGCTCGTTCCACGACCACAGCGCCGCCGTGATCGCGAGCACGTTGATGCTCGGCCGGGCGAGCGGCAGCATGACCGTCCAGAAGATGCGCACGGGCGACGCCCCATCCAGTCGCGCCGCCTCCTCCAGCTCGTTCGGCATGTTGAGGAACGCCGTGCGCATGAGGAAGGTGCCGAAGGCGCTGAACAGGCCGGGCGCGACGATGCCGGCGACGGTGTTGAGCCATCCCAGCCCCTGCACGATCTGGTACTGCGAGATCAGGTAGGCCTGCGACGGCACCATGAGGATCGACAGCGCCAGCCCCATGAGCAGGAAGCGCCCGCGGAAGCGCATGCGCGCGAAGGCGTAGCCGGCGGCCGTGCACAGGATGATCTGGGCGAGCGTGCGGATCACGGTGATCCACACCGAGGTGCCCAGCTGCGAGAAGAAGGGCAGCCGCTCGAACACGGTCGCGTAGTTCTGCCAGCGCAGCTCGGCCGGCCAGAAGGTCGGCACGACGCTCTGCACCTCGGCGTTCGTCGACAGCGACATGATCAGCTGCCAGAGGAACGGGAACGCCATGAGCACGGCGCCGGTCGCGAGGACGACGTGGGCCACGACGTGCGAACCCTGACGGCCGCCGCGTCGGCGGGTGCGCGGCTGGGCGCGGAATCGGCCGAGCGCGTCAGTCATTCGAGACCCACTTCCGCTGCAGGCGCACCTGGATGAGCGTCACCACGCCGATCACGACGAAGATCAGCATCGCGATCGCCGCCGCGTAGCCCTTCTCGTTGTCGACGAAGCCCGCCTGGTAGAACCAGTAGACGAGCGACATGCTCTTCGGCAGCGCCGGGTTCTGGGCGCCCATGATCGCGTACAGCAGGTCGAAGAGCTGGAAGCTGCCGATGACCGTCACGATCGAGACGAAGACGATGCTCGGCGCCAGCAGCGGCACCGTGATCGAGCGGAACTGCCGCCAGCGCGAGGCGCCGTCGAGCTGCGCCGCCTCGTAGAGCTCGTCGGGGATCGCCTTGAGCCCGGCGGCGAGCACGATCATCGAGAAGCCGAGCGACGACCACAGGCCGACGATCGCGACGGCGGTGATCGCCCATCCCGGCGTGCTGATCCAGTACGGGCCGTCGATGCCGACCAGCCCGAGCACCCAGTTGAGGATGCCGTGATCGCCGCGGAAGATCATCCGCCAGACCATCGCGACCGCCGTCGGCATGGCCACGTAGGGCAGGAAGTAGAGCACCCGGTAGACGGCGGCGAAACGCAGCCCCGGCAGGTTCAGCAGGCTCGCCAGGCCGACCGCGATCGGCACCCCCAGCAGCACGATCGCCGTGTAGAGCACCGTGTTGCCGAGCGACGAGAGCAGGTCGGGGTCGGTGATCATGCGCGCGTAGTTCGCGCCGCCGATCCAGGTCGTGCCGCCGAAGACGCCCCACTCGGTGAACGAGTAGTAGAGCGTCTGGATGATCGGCCACAGGTAGAAGACGCCGACGCCGAGCATGAGCGGCCCGACGAACAGCCACGGCCAGGCGCCGTCGCGTCGCCGGGCCGCCGCCTCGCCGCCCGCGCGCGGCAGGCGTCCACCGCGGCGCGCGGACTGCGACTCAGCCGGCCGGCCGGAGCCGGGCTCGGTACCGCGGTCGGCGCGCCTCGGGCGTGCGCCGACCGCGGTGGTCATCCGGAGTGAGCTCACTTTTCCTTCGCCAGGTCGGCGTCCATCTGCTTCGCCAGGTCGTCGCCGACGCTCTTCACCGACTTGTCGCCGCTGAAGGCATCCGGCAGCAGCTTCGTCTCGAGGGCGTTCCAGGCGGCGCTGTTCTTCGACACCGGCAGCGGCACCGAGTAGTCGACCGCGTCGAGGAAGACCTTGAGATCCACACCCGGCAGCGAGTCGGCGAAGGCCTGCTGAGTTCCGGTGAAGGCGGGGATGATCGATCCGGCGTCGCCCTGCTGCTTCTGCGCCTTCTCGCTGGCGAGGTAGTTCTGCAGGGCGCGGGCGGCCTGGGCGTTCTTGCTGTTCGCGGCGACGACGTTCGCGACGCCGTGGATGACGGTGGCCTGTTTCTCGCCCTTCGGCAGCGGCGCGACCTGCACCGCATCCTTCACCGGAGCATCCGACAGCGCGGCCCGGAACCAGCTGCCGCCGTAGTACATGGCGACCTTGCCGCTCGTGAACCACTGGTCACCGGGGGTGTCGGTGAGCTGCTGCATGGTCGGCGAGGCGCCCGACTCGATCAGGTCGGTCCAGAACTCGAGGCCCTTCTGCGTGGCCGCGTCGCCGTAGCCCGACTTCGTGCCGTCGACGACCGATCCGCCGGCCTGGAAGATCGTGTTGTAGTACGTCGTCTGGCCGTCCATGCCGCCCGCGACGCCGTAGACGCCGTCGCCCTTGAGCTTCGACGAGATCGTGTTCGCGGCGGACGAGAGGTCGGTCCAGGTCCAGTCGGCGGTCGGCTCGGCCACGCCGGCCTGCGCGAAGAGGTCCTTGTTGTACCAGAGGCCGATCGTGTCGAAGTCCTTCGGCACCCCGTACTGCACGCCGTCGAGGTTGTAGAGCTTCACGAGCGACTCGGGATAGTTCTTCGGGTCGATGTAGCCGCCCTTCACCTGCGAGGTGATCGGGGCGACCTTGCCGTTGGAGGCGTAGAGCTGGAAGTTCGGTCCGTTGAGCCAGAACAGGTCGGGCAGCGTGTTCGACGAGGCCTGCGTCTGGATCTTCGTCCAGTAGGTCTCCCACGGCGTGACGTCGAGGTTGACCTTGATGTTCGGGTACTCCTCGTTGAAGCCCGCGATGTTCTCCTTGATCGCCTTCGTCTGCGTCGCATCCCAGTAGGCGTAGGTGATCTTCGCGCTGAGGTCCTTGGCCGGCGGGGTGTAGTCGGCATCCGCGCCGCCACCCGATCCGCCGCCCGACGAGCAGGCGGCGACGAGGGCGAGCACGCTCGCCGAGACGGCGGCGGTGACGGCGAGGCGGAGGGCGGAACTCGTGGAGCGGGAGTTGCGGGGGCTGCGGCTCATGACGACCTCTCGGCGGTGAAGGGGGAAGTGGGTCGATGCTCACCCCGACTCACCATTCGGGCAAGGAAGTGATCTGAACGCGCACTCTTTCTGCGCGTTTCGCGCTGATCATCGCTCGTCGCGCATCCGGATGCTGGGATGACGGCATGCCACGCAGCTGGGAAGAACTCCGCGAACTGCCCGTCGTCGACTGGACCCCGCAGCAGCAGCTGCGGCCCGCGGAGTCGGTCGTCGAGCGCGCCGCGGTGCCGGCCATCGACATCCACAACCACCTCGGCCGCTGGCTGACCGACGACCACGACTGGATGATCGACGACCCCGCCGCGCTGATCGAGGTCATGGATGCGGCGAACGTCGCGACCGTCGTCAACCTCGACGGGCTCTGGGGCGACGAGGTCACCGTCAACGTCGAGCGCTACGACCGCGCGCACCCCGGCCGCTTCCTCACGTTCTGCCAGCTCGACTGGGCGCGGCTGGAGGAGTCGGCGGGGCTCGAGTCGGGCCCCAGCTCCGGTGCGGGCGCGGCTGACGCCGCTGGTGCGCCACTCACCGCCGACTCGCCCGCGGTGCTCGCCGACCCGATCGTGCGCGAGCTGATCGCCTCGCTCGACGACAGCGCCGCCCGCGGCGCCCGCGGCGTGAAGGTCTGGAAGAACCTCGGCCTCACGTTCCGCGACGCGAGCGGCGCGCTCGTGCTGCCCGACGACCCCCGCGTGATCGCCGTGCTGCGGCACGCCGGCGAGCTCGGGCTGCCGGTGCTCATCCACACCGCCGACCCGAAGGCGTTCTTCGCCCCGCTCGACGAGAAGAACGAGCGCCTCGACGAGCTGCTCGTCATGAAGGAGTGGTGGTTCGGCGACACCGAGGTCTACCCGACCTTCGACCGGCTGCTCGCCGCGCACGCCGCGCTCGTCGCCGGCGCGCCCGGAACCCGCTTCATCGGAGCGCACTTCGGCTGCGCCGCCGAAGACCTCGACCTGGTCGAGCGGATGCTCGCCGCATCCCCCAACTACACGGTCGACATCGCCGGACGCATGGCCGAGCTCGGCCGCCAGCCGCGCCGCCTGCGCGCCCTGCTCGACCGCTTCCCCGACCGGGTGCACTTCGGCACCGACATCTACCCGGCGACGCTCGAGCAGTACCGCCTGCACTTCCGCTTCCTCGAGACGCTGGATGAGGCCTTCACCTACGCGCCCGAGTCCGACATCCCGCCGCAGGGCCGCTGGACCGTCTCGGCGCTCGGCCTGCCGCCCGAGCTGCTCGCCCGCGTCTACCGCGACAACGCGGCCCGCGTGCTCGGCCTCGCCTAACTCGCCCCTCCTCCCCCTCCCGCCTGACGATAGATCGGTCGCAAATCGTCGCCTGGCGCCGCACCTAGGCGACGATTTGCGACCGATCGATCTGTTCACGCACAGCGAGATGGCGGGCGATCGCGCGACGGATGCGGTTCAACAGCTCGATCGGTTCGTCGAAGTCACGTGCATTGACCTCGAGGATGAGCCAGCCGTCGGCTCGCAGCCGCTCCATGCGTGTCTGGTCAGCCCGGTACTGCGCCGGGTCGGCGTGGTGAGCACCCTGGAACTCGATGCCGACCAGAAGCTCCGGCATGGCGATATCCAGCCGATAGCGGTGTCCGCTGGAGACGGTCACCTCGTGGTTGGCCGCCAGCCCCGTGAGACCAGCGCCGGAGAGCAGCAGCCGCAGCTTCGTCTCGTACCGACTCTGCGACCGGGTGTCGAGCATCGCCAGCGCCGCGGCCATCATCGAGCGCCCACGACGCCCCTTCGAGCGCTCGACCTCCCGTTGCAGATCGGTCACGGTGCAGATCTTCAGATCCCATCTCACGAGGTGGTCGCCGGCGATCACCAGGTGCTCCAAGTCCACGGCCGCGGCGAGGTCGGTCCACGTGCGGGCCGGAGCCGCCACACGCAGTCCCGAGATCTCGCGCACCGGCGCGAGCCGGAGGTCGAAGCTGTGACCCGTGATCCCCGCGCCGCGCGGGGCGCGTCCCGGTCTCGGGATCGCGACGTGGATCGTCGACGCCACCTCGTGGCGCCGAGGAAGAGGCGTGCCGTAGAGCAGCGCCGCTGTGGGTCCGCAGATGAAGCTGCCCGTCGCGACCCGCAGCAGAGCGGCCTGGCAACGTTCCCGCAGATCGAGGTCGCTCGTCGTGCTGCGGACGCCGTGGAAGGGTCGCGAGAGATCTGTGCGTCGCAGCCGCTCGATCGAGACGCCGTGGAGTTCGACCGCTTCGCGCACAGCGAAAAGTTGCGACCCGAGTGAATCGGGTAGACGTTCCGGGGCGGGCATGCCCGGCACGATCGCACTTCGCACCGCTCGCGCGCAGACGTTGTCCACACCCCGCACCCCGAGTGAAATCGATCGGTCGCAAATCGTCGCGTGACGTGCGGTCTAGGCGACGATTTGCGACCGATCGATGGGAGGAACGGGCGTGTGCAGCAGGGCGGGCTACGGGAGGAGGGTGAGGATGCGGGCCACCTCGGCGGTCATCGCGGCGCGGGACGCGGCGAGGGGCTTGCGCGGGTCGACCGCGTCGGGGCGCTCGGCGAGGGCGGCGCGCAGCGCGGCGGTGCCGACGACGTTGAGCGCCGTGCCCACGTTGATCTTGCGGATGCCGGCGCGGGCGGCCGCCACGAGCAGGTCGTCCGGCACGCCCGAGGAGCCGTGCAGCACGAGCGGCACCGGCACGGCGGCGGCGAGCCGCTCGATCAGACCGAGGTCGAGCGCCGCGGTGCGGGAGGTCATCGCGTGCGAGCTGCCGACGGCGACGGCCAGCGCATCCACGCCCGTCGCGGCGACGAACGCCGCCGCCTCGGCCGGGTCGGTGCGCACGCCGGGCGCGTGAGCGCCGTCCTTGCCGCCGACCTCGCCCAGCTCGGCCTCGACGAAGAGGCCGGTGGATGCGGCGGTCGCGCCAGATGCGGACGGCCGGCTCGGTGACGCGGTGGCCCCGCCATCGGGTGCGGCAGCAACGCCATCGGACGCGAACGCACGGCCGACGTCGACGGCGTCGCCGCCGGGCCCCGCGTCCGCGAACGGCACCGCACCCAGGTCGAGCGCGTGGCCGCGGGCGGCGAAGGCGGCCGTCTCGGCGACGTTGGCGGCGTAGTCGAGGCGGGCGGCATCCACCATGACCGACGACAGGCCGACGGATGCCGCGACGTCGAGCGACCGCGCGAGCAGCCCGGCGTCCTGCACGTGGTCGAGGTGCAGCGACACCGGGACGGGTGCCGCGGCGGCGAGGGCCCGCGCCGCGCTCAGCAGCGGCACCGGATCCCCGCCGTGGAACAGCGTCGCGTTCTCGCTCAGCTGCACGATCACCGCGCGATCGGCCTCGACCGCGCCGGCGACGATCGCCTCGACGTGCTCGAGGGTGATCGCGTTGATCGCGGCGACCGCTCCCCCGCGGGCGCCCGCGTCGGCGACGAGGTCACCCGTGCGGGCGAGCGTCACGGAAGAACCAGGTCGACGTCGCCGCCGAGCGAGCGCGGCATCAGCGGCTTGTGCGCGTCGAGCATCTCGTCGACGAGCGAGGCCAGGGCGGCCGGCGTGAGCGACGACGACGCGTTCGGGTCGACGAGCACGGCCTGGTGCACGAGCTCGCGCGAGCCGGTGCGGGCCGCCTCGATCGTCAGCTCGGCCACCGAGAGATAGGTGCGGTTGAGCGCCGCGCCCGCGGTGGGGATCGCGCCGACCGCGAGCGGGGTGACGCCCGCCGCATCCACCCGCGACGGCACCTCGACGACGGCGCCCTCGGGCAGGTTGTCGATGAGACCGCGGTTGACGACGTTGGTGTGGATCTCGCGCTCGGTTCCGGTGAGCATCGAGTGGATGATCTGGGGCGCGTACTCGGCTGCCCCCTCCTCGAGCTCGAGGGACACGCCCGAGGCGAGCGCCTCCTGCGCGTGGTGGAACTCGGCGACGTTCTGCTCGGAGATGCCGATGTACTCCAGCGGCTGCAGGCGGAAGTGCTCGATCTGCGCGTCGTCGCGCAGGAACCACGACAGGTACTCGCTCGAGTGCTCGCTCGTCTCGGTCGGGTAGAAGCCGATGCGGCGGAAGATCTCGACCCGCACGCGGCGCTCGAGCTCGGGATCGGCCGCGATCTTCTCGCGCAGGGCCGGGTAGAGCGACTCGCCGTCTCGCGACCACTCGTAGAGCCACGCCTGGTGGTTGACGCCGGCGGCACGGAAGGAGGTGCCCTCGAGCGGGACGCCGACGAGCTCGCAGAGGTCGTTGACCGTCCAGTAGACGCTGTGGCAGAGGCCGGCGGCCTTGATCGAGGGGGCGACCGTCGCCATCCACCAGATGTTCATGGCCATCGGGTTCGTGTAGTTGAGGAACCAGGCGTCGGGGCAGAGCTCGAGCATGTCGCGGGCGATGCCGGAGAGCACGGGGAAGGTGCGCAGGGCCCGGAAGACGCCGCCGATGCCGGTGGTGTCGCCGATGGTCTGACGCAGGCCGCGGGAGGCGGGCAGCTCGAGATCCACGCGGGTGGCGTCGATGCCGCCCACCTGGATCATGTTGACCACGAAGTCGGCGCCGGCGAGCGCCACGCGGCGATCGAGCGCGGGCACGACCTCGAGGGTGCGTCCGCGGCGCTCGGCGACCTGGCGGGCGGTGCCGACGGCGACGTCGAGGCGCGCGGCGTCGATGTCGTGCAGCACGAGGGTGAGCGGCGGCAGGTCGTCGTAGGACATCAGGTCGGCGACGAGCTGGCGGGTGAACACGACGCTTCCCGCGCCGAGGAAGACAACACGAGTCATGGCTCGATGATCGACACGACTGCTCATTTCGCGCAACATTCTGCGCGAATCCACCTAACATGAGCACCATGACTGCTCGCTTCTTCGCTGACGGGCCTGCACGATGACCCTCAGCCCACCCGAGCGCCCCGCCGCCTCGGGCAAGCGCTCACGGCGCATGCTCGCGATCCTCGAGCTGCTCGCCGAGCGCGAGAGCATCGAGCTCGAGGCCCTCGCCGCCGAGCTCGCCGTCTCGCCCGCGACCGCGCGCCGCGACCTCGCCGACCTCGCCGACCAGCGCCTGCTGCTGCGCACCCACGGCGGCGCCCGCCTGCTCGAGAGCCGCACCGAGGTTCCCGTCGCGCTGCGAGACAGCCGCAACCAGGAGGCGAAGCGCGCGATCGCGACCGCCGTCGCCGCGCTCGTGCCGAAGCAGCGCTACGCGGTCGCGCTGAGCGGCGGCACGACCACCGCGTCCGTCGCCCGCGCGCTCGCGAGCCACGGCGAGCTGACGATCGTGACGAACTCGCTGACCATCGCGCAGCTCGTGACGACGCATCCGCAGCTCAAGGTGATCATGACCGGCGGCGCGCTGCGGCACGAGTCGCTCGAGCTCGTCGGCGTGCTCGCCGAGAACACCTTCAAGGCGATCAACCTGGGCATGGCGATCCTCGGCGCCGACGGCGTCAGCCCCTCGGGCGGCGTCACGACGCACGACGAGACCGAGGCGCGCACGAACTCGGCCATGGTGCAGCACGCGCAGCGCGTGATCGTCGTCGCCGACGGCTCGAAGCTCGGCCGCGCCGCCCTCGCCCCGGTCGCGACGCTCGACGAAGTCGATCTGCTCATCACCGACGAGACGGCCGACCCGGATGCGGTGGCCGCGCTGCGTGCCGCCGGGCTCGAGGTGCGCATCGTGCCCGCCGCGCGCGGCTGAGCCCGCACCGCATCCGGCACACCGCGGCCGTCGACGCGACACCGGCGGAACCGCGCCCCGACCGGCCCTAGAGTTGCTCGGGTGACCGCCAGCCCCGCCACGCACTGGATCCTGACCCTGGTCTGCGACGACCGCCCCGGCATCGTGCACGCGATCAGCGGCGCCGTGGTCGAGGCGCGGGGCAACATCACCGAGTCGCAGCAGTTCTCGAGCGACGACACGGGTCGCTTCTTCATGCGCCTGCAGGTGGAGTCGGAGGCGAGCCGCGACGAGTTCGTCACCGCCCTCGCGCCGGTCACCGACCGCTACGCGATGGACTGGCAGCTGGATGTGGTGAACCGCCCGCTGCGCACGCTCGTGCTTGCATCCAAGGCCGGTCACTGCCTCAACGACCTGCTGTTCCGCGAGCGCGCCGGACAGCTGTCGGTCGAGGTGCCGCTCGTGCTCGCGAACCACGCGGAGCTGGGCTCGCTGGCCGAGTTCTACGGCGTGCCCTTCGAGCACCTGCCGGTCACGAGCCCCGACGAGAAGGCCGCCTTCGAGCGGCGCGTGCTCGACGTCGTCGAGCAGCACGACATCGAGCTGGTCGTGCTCGCGCGCTACATGCAGATCCTCTCCCCCGAGCTGTGCGAGAAGCTCGCCGGGCGGGCGATCAACATCCACCATTCCTTCCTGCCGGGCTTCAAGGGCGCGAATCCCTACAAGCAGGCGCACGCGCGCGGCGTGAAGATCATCGGCGCGACGGCGCACTTCGTGACGAGCGACCTCGACGAGGGCCCGATCATCGAGCAGAACATCGTGCGCGTCGATCACACCCGCTCGCCGCAGCAGCTCGTCGCGATCGGTCAGGACGAGGAGAGCCGCACGCTCACCCAGGCCGTGAAGTGGTTCTCGGAGCACCGCGTGCTGCTCGACGGCGCGCGCACGATCATCTTCCGCTGAGTCGGGCTCGGAGACGACAGACGGGGGCCCCGCCAGCACACCCCCTGTGCTCGCGGGGCCTCCGCCGTCTCACGGATCAGGCGCGCGGGATGCGCACCGTCACCAGCTCGAAGGGACGCAGGTTCAGCTCGAGCGCGTCGTCCGAGGTCGCCCCACGACCGCCGTCCGTCGCGGCCGCCCCCTCGAGCGCGCGCTCGAGCAGGTCGGTGCGCACGGCGGCGCCGGCGGCGAAGCCGGGCTCGAGGCGACCGGCGGCACGGCCGCCTCGCGCCTCGTAGAGCCGCACCACGACATCCCCCGACCCGTCTTCGGCCAGCTTGACCGCATCGATCAGGATGGATGCCGACGCCGGTCCCGTGACCTTCACCAGCGGCTCTGCGGCGAGCGCCGCGCCGGCCGCCTCAGCGCCGTCCGCGCTGCCGGCTCCGCCCGCGACCGTGCGCAGCGGCAGATTGACGCGGTATCCCGCGCCGATGCCGTCGAGCAGCTCGCCGGGCACGATCACGTGGTGGAACACGTGCCGCCCCTGGTCGGCGTGCGGGTCGGGGAAGGTGGGCGCGCGCAGCAGCGACTCGCGCACGAGCGTCGTGGTGCCGCCGTCGTCGCGCGTCGTGCGGGTCACGTCGTGGCCGTAGACGCGGTCGTTCGCGACGGTCACGCCGAAGCCGGGCTCGTCGACGTGCACCCAGCGGTGGGCGCTCGTCTCGAAGCGCGCCATGTCCCACGAGGTGTTCGCGTGGGTGGCGCGGCGCACGTGGCCGAACTGCACCTCGCTCGCGGCGGTCGCGGCGTGCACGTCGAAGGAGAAGGCGAGCTTGAGCAGCTTCTGCCGCTCGTGCCAGTCGATCTCGGTCTCGATCTCGAGGCCGCGGCCGTCGCCCGACAGCGCGAGGCGCTGCACGATGCTCGACTCGCCGACCGTGCGGTGCAGCACGACCGTGTCGCCCTCGATCGTCAGCGACTCGGTGCTGACCGCGTCGATCGGGATGCGCTGGTAGGCCGCGTCGATGTCCCACGCGTCCCACTGGTTCGGGGTGTCGCGGAAGAACTGCAGCTCGTTGCCGCGCCCTCCCGGCGCGATCGCCTCACGACCGGCGCCGGCAGCGCCGTCGCGCCGCACGAGCGACACGAGGTGCCCCTCGCGGTCGAGCCGCGCGGTCAGGCTGTCGCTCGCCAGCTCGGCTCCGCCGTCATCCGTCGCGGTGACACGGGTGGATGCGCGGCGCACGACGCCCGCCGAGAGCGCCGGGATCCCGTCCACCTCGACCGGGCTCGCGTTGAACGCGACCGGCTCGCCGGCGCCGGTCGAGGCCTCCGCGCCCCCGCTGAGCGTCCCGAGCGCGTCGCCGATCAGCCCCTCGAGGCTCTCAGCCACCGCGGCGTAGTTGCGCTCCGCGTCCTGGTGCACCCAGGCGATGGACGAGCCGGGCAGGATGTCATGGAACTGCTGCAGCAGCACGGTCTCCCACGCCTGACGCAGCGCATCCGCCGGGTAGGCGGCACCGGCCCGCACGGCCGCCGTCGCCGCCCACAGCTCCGCCTCGCGCAGCAGGTGCTCGCTGCGGCGGTTGCCCTCCTTGGTGCGCGACTGCGAGGTGTAGGTGCCGCGGTGGAACTCGAGGTAGAGCTCGCCCGACCAGACCGCCGGCTTCGGCAGCGAGGCGCGCGCCTCGGCGAAGAACTCGTCGGGCCGCTTGAGGTCGACCTTCGCCGAGCCGTCGAGGTCGTGCTTGCGATGCGCGGTCTCGATCATCTCGCGGGTGGGTCCGCCGCCGCCGTCGCCGTAGCCGTAGGGCACGAGCGACAGGTCGCTGACGCCGCGCTCGCGGTTCTGGCTCTCGGCCCGGGCCAGGTCGGTGCCCGAGAGATCGGAGTTGTAGGTGTCGACCGGCGGGAAGTGGGTGAAGATGCGCGTGCCGTCGAGCCCCTCCCAGAGGAAGGTGTGGTGCGGCATGACGTTGGTCTCGTTCCACGAGATCTTCTGGGTGAGGAAGTTGTCGCTCGCCGAGGCGGCGACGATCTGCGGCAGGCCGGCCGAGTAGCCGAAGCTGTCGGGCAGCCAGACCTCCTTCGTCTCGACGCCGAACTCGCGCAGGAAGAAGCCCTTCCCGAACACGAACTGACGGGCCATCGCCTCGCCGCCCGGCATGTTGGTGTCGCTCTCGACCCACATGCCGCCGACCGGCACGAAGCGCCCCTCCTTCACCCGCGCGCGGATGCGCTCGAACAGCTCGGGGTAGCCCTCCTTCATCCAGGCGTACTGCTGGGCGCTGGATGCGGCGAAGACGAAGTCGGGGTAACGGTCCATCAGGTCGAGCACGTTCGAGAAGGTGCGGGCGACCTTGCGGCGGGTCTCGCGCACCGGCCACAGCCAGGCGGAGTCGATGTGCGCGTGGCCCACGGCGACCGTGCGGTGGGTGCTGCCGGCGGCGCGGTCGGCGAGTACGCCGGCGATCTCCGCACGGGCGGCCGCGGCCGTCGCGCTCACGTCGTCGGGGTCGAGCACGTCGATCGCGCGCTCGAGCGCGCGCAGCAGCCCGGCACGACGCGTCGAGTCGACCGGCAGGTTCTCGAGCACGCCGAGCAGCGTCCACACATCCCGCTCGAGCGCGAAGGCCTCACGATCGAAGACGCCGAGATGCGCGCCGGTGAAGCGGTAGATCGGATCGCGCGGCGCCGTGGCGAGGTCGCCGAGCGGCGTCGGGGTGTTGCTCCAGTCGCTGCCGACGTCGGGGTTCGACGCGGCTTCGATGTAGAGCGTGAAGCTCTCCCCCGGCCCGGCGGGCACCGGCACGAAGGTGTTCTTCGGCTCGAGTCCCTTGACGACGACGCCGTCCTCCGACCAGATCAGCCCCTCCG encodes:
- the purU gene encoding formyltetrahydrofolate deformylase, translating into MTASPATHWILTLVCDDRPGIVHAISGAVVEARGNITESQQFSSDDTGRFFMRLQVESEASRDEFVTALAPVTDRYAMDWQLDVVNRPLRTLVLASKAGHCLNDLLFRERAGQLSVEVPLVLANHAELGSLAEFYGVPFEHLPVTSPDEKAAFERRVLDVVEQHDIELVVLARYMQILSPELCEKLAGRAINIHHSFLPGFKGANPYKQAHARGVKIIGATAHFVTSDLDEGPIIEQNIVRVDHTRSPQQLVAIGQDEESRTLTQAVKWFSEHRVLLDGARTIIFR
- a CDS encoding alpha-mannosidase, with translation MHDTAALIEARIRRSYRERILPAAYSATAPVEVTAWEAPGEPVPFAEAVGQTFEPFEMGRMWGRPWGTTWLRVTGTVPADWPADAIELVADLGFLPSGPGFQSEGLIWSEDGVVVKGLEPKNTFVPVPAGPGESFTLYIEAASNPDVGSDWSNTPTPLGDLATAPRDPIYRFTGAHLGVFDREAFALERDVWTLLGVLENLPVDSTRRAGLLRALERAIDVLDPDDVSATAAAARAEIAGVLADRAAGSTHRTVAVGHAHIDSAWLWPVRETRRKVARTFSNVLDLMDRYPDFVFAASSAQQYAWMKEGYPELFERIRARVKEGRFVPVGGMWVESDTNMPGGEAMARQFVFGKGFFLREFGVETKEVWLPDSFGYSAGLPQIVAASASDNFLTQKISWNETNVMPHHTFLWEGLDGTRIFTHFPPVDTYNSDLSGTDLARAESQNRERGVSDLSLVPYGYGDGGGGPTREMIETAHRKHDLDGSAKVDLKRPDEFFAEARASLPKPAVWSGELYLEFHRGTYTSQSRTKEGNRRSEHLLREAELWAATAAVRAGAAYPADALRQAWETVLLQQFHDILPGSSIAWVHQDAERNYAAVAESLEGLIGDALGTLSGGAEASTGAGEPVAFNASPVEVDGIPALSAGVVRRASTRVTATDDGGAELASDSLTARLDREGHLVSLVRRDGAAGAGREAIAPGGRGNELQFFRDTPNQWDAWDIDAAYQRIPIDAVSTESLTIEGDTVVLHRTVGESSIVQRLALSGDGRGLEIETEIDWHERQKLLKLAFSFDVHAATAASEVQFGHVRRATHANTSWDMARFETSAHRWVHVDEPGFGVTVANDRVYGHDVTRTTRDDGGTTTLVRESLLRAPTFPDPHADQGRHVFHHVIVPGELLDGIGAGYRVNLPLRTVAGGAGSADGAEAAGAALAAEPLVKVTGPASASILIDAVKLAEDGSGDVVVRLYEARGGRAAGRLEPGFAAGAAVRTDLLERALEGAAATDGGRGATSDDALELNLRPFELVTVRIPRA